GTGCCCTCGTGCTGTTCAGTGCCGAGCAACGGCCAGATTCTATGGGCCGTGCTTTTTTTTGCGTGCCTCTGGCCGGCCCGAAATAACTAGGCCCGATGgccaggattttttttttgcgggaacCGATGGCCAGGATTAGTGCCCCGTTTGGCTCACACAAGCGTCTCTCAAACGGACCCTTCCTCGGttcctccacgccgccgccgccgctcgtagCCGCCGTCGGACGAGAAGATGCTCGACATCAACCTCTTCCGcaaggagaagggcggcgATCCTGACCTTGTACGCAATTCGCAGCGCAGCCGCTTCGCCTCCGTCGAGCTCGTTGACGAGGTCATCGTGCTCGACGAGGAGTGGCGCCAGAGTAagagctcctcctctccggccCCCTCCCCCCTTAAAAAACCTCCCCAATCCGCAGTCCGTTACCCCCAGGATTTTTATCGCTGCAGGGCAGTTCGAGCTTGACAAGATCCGGCAGGAGCTGAACAAAACCAGCAAGGAGATCGGGAAGCTCAAGGCCGTACGTTCGcgttgctttgctttgcttggctTTCGTTTTGTACCTCTGCCGTACTTTGGATTTGCATTTGACGGTCGACAATGCCCTTTGCAGAAAAAGCAGGATGCTACGGAGCTGATACAGAGCACAGAAGAGATTAAGAGCAGATTGGCCGCCAAGGAGACGGAGGTGCAAGATGCCAAGAGCACCCTCGATGCCAAGCTCGTCGCCATTGGCAACTTGGTGCATGAATCTGTGCCCGTCAGCAACGACGAGGTATGTTGAAAGCGCAAGCGTTAGGTTTCGTGATTCTGGAGATAAATAAGTGATTATTGGTTTGATAATACCAGCGTGTAAGTAATTGTTTGTTTGGGATGCATAAGTCGTAGAACTACTAGCTTCAATTCAACCTAATTCTCGCCCTCCTGTTTCTGCTATCAGAGTTCCTATTGCCTTTTAGGTACTATATATACTATAGTAATACAAGTGTTGATTTTGATTGTGACCAACTGGGCATGCCTTTTTGGATGACTAGGTCCAATTCTTGAAGTGTTGCCTGCTGAGATTTGCTTCACGTAGCTGTAATAAGCTGAGCTCAAGCGATCTAATAGTTCCTTCTCGCAGGCAAACAACGCTATTGTACGGACATGGGGAGAAAGGAGGTTGGAGGGGAACTTGAAGAATCATGTTGATCTTTGCTTAATGCTTGACATTGTAGCTCTGGAAAAGGGTACGTGCTGAAAATACATTCTACTACGTTGGCTGAATACTTCCTCACTATACTGGGATAGCTCGGTTCAAGTTTGATTAAATGTTCTATTACATATTCCAAATTACAATAGCCAAGGAGCACCTAGTTAAGTGCTAGGCCAAGCATTAATGCAGCATGCATTGACACCTCTCCTTCATGTATTGGTTGGTTCCACATTGGGAACCAAAATTACACACAAATTAGTGTAGATGTAACTAGCTTTGCCTATTCCCAAAGCAAATGGGCTTACAAACTGAAATTGGATTTTTGAGATGTGCCTAATAAgctgaaaaggagggagtacttattttGTCATTCTGATACCGCCTGTGATTTTGTGATGCCTATCTGTAACACAACAACCTTTGTTCAGGCTAGTACAATGCCCGTGCAttgcaacggaacaacaaaTCAATTATATATAAACACTGATAAAAAAATCAGTATAGTTCACAAATGATTATATTGCTTGTGGCTTATAGTTCAAATGATTATAATGCCCGTGCATTTGCTTCCTATATATGGTGATTACCGCACATAATGCACATAAATATTCAaactaatttcaaatttctaTCAAAGGATCTACACTTTTGATTTGATCATCATACATGATACGCCAGTTTCCATACCCTGAGGAGAGCCTTCCCAGTTTCCATCACAAAACCTGTATCAGTATTTCCAATTCCAGTTGCAAATTGACCAATTGCTCCAGCATTGCCTGTGTGATCTATAAAGCAATTGGTGCCGGTTAATACTTTACAATAAAACCTCAAGCCGCTTCTAGTACTTGCAATCAGTGCAATACCTTGCCTGGTGGGAAGTGATCTTCTCGGGCAAGCTCAATGTGGCAAAGAACTCTGTAGTCTGGGACTCTGGGTTTCCCTACAAACCCCCCAAAAATGTAACCCTCTCTCCAGAAACTTAGGACCTTTTTGGATTTGCTATGACagttcacagaaccacatcatgcaaaagaacaatatttttttttcataaatcCTGCAGGTATTCAAATGAATTCCTTTCAAACCTGTCCTGCTATAAAGGGGGCTTATCCCTGAATCCTAAATCAGATTCTATGTCATTCATTTTAAACAAAGAAGTCATACTTTAACACGATATTCTCCaggtgcatatatatagtacATAGTACCAACAATAACTATTGGAACCGTGAggtgaaaaataataatcaggAATCCTGTAATTCATGTAGACCTCTAAATCAATTTTTGAGGTGAAAAGGAAACCTCAATGCAGGAGCAAGTCAGATGAAATCTTGATGCAACTGTCACAATCATCAATAAATCTGAAACTAAACCAATGAATATGTAAGACCATGACATCGAAGAAGCTAAAATCCCAATTGTAGATGGATCTTGAGAAACTCCAAAATGCAAGACTACCAGTCATCCGCCCGTTTGTTTATGATGAGTATGTGCAACGAAAATGGGATCAAAAGATCAATCATATTTCAACATGGGAAACAACTACGGGGAGAAATTACCGGAATCAATAAACTTGCCACGACACTACAAAAATGAAGATGAGTTACATACAGACTACAAAAGTGTGGCAGGAAAAATAATAGAAATATCTTAAGGAAAGGTACATATTATACAAGTTTATTTATTGCTAAAATGGTACATAAGTGTAAAGCAGGAaagataatatatatataggcatatatatatatatatatatataggcatatatatatatatataggcatATATGTATATCTGACACCTCCATAAATAATATTGACTGAACAACCCAAAGACTCAGGCTAACTGAATTTAAAACAGATATGTATTTGATAGGATCAAGTGGCTAACACATCACCAACCAATCAACCATGGCATCGGTTTCCATAACAAAATTTCAGAACTTGGTCTAGCAAGAAAACAATAGAATAATAATAATAGATAAAGGTATACTCCATATCTATAGCATCAATTATCTCTAGGAGAAGAAAGGATTTGGATTTTGGAGTATAGATAATTCCAGAACTGTTTTCTTATCAGTCAAATGTCGAGCAGCCCAAACTTGCTGTTAGAAACTGATGAAAGCTCTTCCTTATGACCATTCAAAACCATTAAGCAAGAAAACCATTGGATTAACCTGAATTAATCAGGAAACAATTCTCTTGTGAGATGGACAGGAATAAAGAAATCCATGGCACAACCATTGGTTGCTTACAGATCAGCTGATATCTTAATTAATcgagtgaattccattttttaccccctctttcaatttttttcacaCAATCTACCCCATTTAAGGGAATTTTCAAAATTATACCCCATTTAACCAAACCTTTGCCACTGATTGCcccttttattattttttccccAAATCTGAAATTTTCTGAGGGATGGGGCCCACTTATCAGGTTGACGTGGCGTGCCACGCTGGACTTTGGAGTCGAACCGGACCGGGGCAGGCTCTGGTTCGGTTCTGTTCAGGCTCCGGTTGGGCCACGATTTGGGCCCGACGGCATCCAGCAAATCAGGCGTTCGCGCACCAGGTCGctcatctctctccctcgctcgtctctctctctctctctctctctctctctcgctgtCGATCAGGTTAGGTCTAGGGTTAGGCGGTGGCTGCCTGGCGTGGGAGGAAGGCACGGACGAAGTCGCTGGGGAGCAAGAGCCCGCTCGCGGATGGCGCGGATGAAGTCGCCGGCCAAACATCTGCCCCCTTCCCTCTTCCTTTCCCTGTGCTCGAGCGATTTGTGGATTCCATTGGTGATTTGGGGATTTTTTAGGATTTTGGGGTTTCCAGTGCTTAAATCGTGCTCTTGCAGTGTTCAATTTGTGCTGAATGTACTCTTGATTTAGGGCTTTGTGAAACACCGGCAATTCTTCTGTGGGTGAGAAAAGCGTCCTGGGGTTATCCCTGTGGCTGGCTGCTGCCAGAAAGAACCGAGGAGGAAAAGGTGTATGAGATTTCGAGGGAACTGCAAATGCTGAAGAAAGAATTGCTGCAGTAGGCTCCGTGTTTGTGGTTGTCTATGTCTTGAAGAAAACAATATGCTGAATGCTGCTGTATAGCTCCAGATGCcgtgttttgttttgtttttgtgtatAGGCTTGTGTTGCCAGACTGGACCGGACCGGTCTGTTTGACCCCCAAAGTCCAGCATGGCATGCCATGTCAGCCTGTAAAGTGGGCCCCGCCCATCAGAAAACGTCAGATTTgagaaaaaatattaaaatatcAGAAAAGTCCAGCGCGAGAAGGTATACGAACCTGCTGCCGGTCTTGCAACTGTCTTTGCCCCCAAGGCCGGCGCTGCGGAATACCTTGGATCCAAACTGGCAGACAATCTGAGGGGGTGAATCGGTTCTGCAGCACACCGCCGGCGGAGACGATGAGGGGGAGGCGCAGCAGGTGtagtgggggggggggggatgaggaggtgcggcggccggagcaaGGTATGAGAGGGGCGCCGGCGACAtgaagagggggagaagtgGAGGCGCAGCGGTTGGAGAGCATGAGATGgccgtttttgttttttcttgtgaTGCGTGGATTCGGAGGGATGGGAGGGGTCCCACAGCAGTTGGAGGAAGTGAGGGCCGGCGGGGCTGTgggaggagcagcggcagcagctccGATTGCAGTGGCAGGTAgatcagcggcagcggcggcgagtggATCTCGTGAGTAGGCAGAGGGCGAAGGAAGAGACGTTCGGTCTCGGTGGGAATGATCTGAGACGTTGATAGAATTTAGATCCGACGGTGAGGGATGGGTAAACTGTGTGTTTATAGTAGTAGAGAACTTGGGGAGAATGGCAACTGTCAATAGCTTACCTAACACAGGCTTTGTCCTTGATGAAGTTTTAATAATCAGCACTGCCCGCCGAATTCTATATGCCTATGCGCACTGCTGGTGTGCTGTTCTTGATGACTGATTTGGCAAAATGTCTTAGCTAGACTATAGTATTCTGTTCATTGATAGAAAATTCTGGTTTCAACTACCACTCCTGTATCAGCAATCTTGACTCCAGTACTTCTGTGCCGCACAAACTATTGTCCTTTATTACTACTGTTTGTTCCCTTCCTGGATAGTTGATAGAGGACATTGCTGCATTTTCTTCCCTCTTGCAGTCGTAGACATGCTTAAGAAAGTTGGTACATCACCTCGACAATATGGGATGGATAACGTCATTCCGCTACATATAATCAACTTTAGTAGCAATCTTTTATGTTTGCATCTACATGCTCCATTGAACTTGTGAAGAATCGTTTTCAATTAAATTAGCAagcgtctttttttttgccatgaTAGCACAAGTTCATTAAAGTTTTAAGTTACCTCAAATACTTTGTTGCCTATTCAATTTTCACAGGTGCTGATGTAGCTGGTGGAAGAGGTTACTTTTTGAAGGGTAATGGTGTCCTCCTGAATATGGCGTTGATAAATTTTGGGCTAGCGTTCCTGGGTATACGAGGCTACACTCCAATGCAAACTCCTTTTTTCATGAGAAAGGAAACTATGGGAAGATGTGCCCAGTTGGCCCAATTTGATGAGGAGCTTTACAAAGTAAGACCAAAGAGGTGTTCCCTTCCATATGATGGTGTTATTCAGCAATTTTACTTGCACTTGTTTAGACCATGTTTTTCCAAAGCTTTTTTGTGGTATGGTAGCATATTTTCTTCTTGCCGATTTTCCATTCTGTGTTCGCAGCTTTGTGGTAAGCAACACCCAGTTTTATGAAAGTTATGTCTTGGGCTGGTTGGTAATGTTTCTCAGCTAAGTAACCTTCCAATTCTAGCAAACATAATATGTACAGTTTTGGCCACTTCATTGTTGAATCAACACTAGTCAATACTCTGATTGCATCATAATCTAGTTCctaaaaaatatttgttgGATTTGAACTAGACAATTTTTTATTAGGTCCAACATATACTGTAATAATATGTCTATGAACATTATTTGCATTTTACAGGTAACGGGAGATGGAGAGGAAAAGTATCTCATAGCTACATCCGAGCAACCACTGTGTGCTTACCATCTAGGTGACCGGATTTATCCTGCTGATTTGCCAATTAGGTGGGTAATGCCTAACTTTAGGTGGTCAATTTGCACTAGTAATAAGATCGTAACTTTTGCCCATTTAGATATGCTGGGTACTCAACCTGCTTCCGGAAAGAAGCTGGTTCCCACGGGAGGGACACAGCTGGCATATTCAGAGTCCACCAGTTTGAGAAGATCGAACAGTTCTGTGTTACAAGTCCAAATGACAATAATTCCTGGGAACTGCATGAAGAAATGATTAAAAATTCAGAAGATTTTTATAAGGAGGTACATATCGGAAGCTTTGCCAACTAACACCATGTTTGTATCTTACACTTTGTCTTCCTGACATGTCTTAAACATTTCTGTGATGTCCATCTTGCAGATTGGTCTACCATATCAACTTGTATCTATTGTGTCTGGTGCTCTTAATGATGCTGCAGCTAAGAAGTATGATTTGGAAGCATGGTTCCCTGCATCCAAAACCTACAGAGAATTAGTGTCCTGTTCAAATTGCACAGACTATCAAGCAAGGAGGCTTGGAATAGGCTTTGGCCAGAAAAAGGTATGATTTTGTTTCAACTGTGTGCTGGTATGACTCTGCTTTATTTCTGCTACTCTGGATCAAAATGTCTGATCAGTTATCACCACCTATATTTGTTAAAATTGCAGAATGATGAGCAATCCAAGCAGTTTGTTCATATGTTGAATTCTACGCTGACTGCAACTGAGAGGACCCTTTGCTGTATTCTGGAGAACTACCAGAAGGAGGATGGTGTTGAAGTGCCGAAGGCACTGCGACCATTCATGGGTGGAATAGACTTTCTTCCTTTCAAGAAACCTCTTGATAGCAAACAAGCTGCTGACTCCAAGCCCACTAAGTCTAAACCTAAGGTATTTCCGTGCTTCtactttttctgttttttaggACAATATATTAATCCATAGTCtgagttttcctttttgtccTCCCTGTCAGGGAAATGCTGCTTGAGCTGTAAGAGGGGTGATATTTCCGTCAGGCGGCTAATGATGCATCCTTTTATTAAACTGTTGTTCGTTTGTAGCATGATCATGATGTTAAAGTTTAGGTGTCCATTTTGGTTGCTTTGGTTACAACATGATTGCAATCAAGGATATTTGCACACAATTTACAAGAAATATTAGTGGTTATGATAATTTTCGTGTTACACTAATTGATTGATTATAGAGCACCACTGTAAAAGTGTACAATGTTGAAAACTTAATTTATTTGTTCAATGATCTGATGTGCATATATCACAACAAATTACCTGAGTAGCAATGGCACTTGTGGGACAGAAAGGCCATGAGCTACAAAGGAGAAATAAAAATGCCCAAGACTCTCATTGCTGATGTCGAAGCCGCTGAGTAGCAATTGGAAGATGGAGTAGCAATTGGAAGATGGACTTCGTTGCGCCGCTGAAGCTTATGCTGTAAAGATTGGCTTGGAACTAGCAGTCTTAGCTGGCTGTTCTCGCGTCCTGATCAATTCCGACTCGATGGATGTTGTTGCCGTGAATCAAATAGGGTTGCCCATGAATTAGCTCAGCTGCTCGGAGAATGTAACTCTTGTTTTCAAATGAATAAAAGAGGTATTTTTGCGGTAAAAAATAAATGCCCAAGACTCCCCTCAACCCCAGGTGTCAATgcgctgccaccgccacctgaGAGGTGCATCGATGCCAGGCAAGGTTGGAAAGGTTGCGATGATTGTGCCACTGCGCAAAGCCATTACCGTCACTCCAGTTTGATCTTTGTTCATGCATCGGATAATTTACCCTTGTGTTATCTACACGCAAAACGTGCTACAGATTTACTAGTCTGTCAGATAAGGCTGTTTCTCCATGCTCCAGGCTTTCACTGCTCGATGTTACT
The Brachypodium distachyon strain Bd21 chromosome 2, Brachypodium_distachyon_v3.0, whole genome shotgun sequence genome window above contains:
- the LOC100836441 gene encoding serine--tRNA ligase, translating into MLDINLFRKEKGGDPDLVRNSQRSRFASVELVDEVIVLDEEWRQRQFELDKIRQELNKTSKEIGKLKAKKQDATELIQSTEEIKSRLAAKETEVQDAKSTLDAKLVAIGNLVHESVPVSNDEANNAIVRTWGERRLEGNLKNHVDLCLMLDIVALEKGADVAGGRGYFLKGNGVLLNMALINFGLAFLGIRGYTPMQTPFFMRKETMGRCAQLAQFDEELYKVTGDGEEKYLIATSEQPLCAYHLGDRIYPADLPIRYAGYSTCFRKEAGSHGRDTAGIFRVHQFEKIEQFCVTSPNDNNSWELHEEMIKNSEDFYKEIGLPYQLVSIVSGALNDAAAKKYDLEAWFPASKTYRELVSCSNCTDYQARRLGIGFGQKKNDEQSKQFVHMLNSTLTATERTLCCILENYQKEDGVEVPKALRPFMGGIDFLPFKKPLDSKQAADSKPTKSKPKGNAA